A window of Streptomyces sp. NBC_01689 genomic DNA:
GAGGCCGGGCCGGCCGAACGGATCGAGCTGCACCGGCGGTGGATTCTGGCAGTGGCGGCACGCCGACGGTCCCGGACCGCGACGGAGTCTGTGGCGGCGACGGCCCTCCCCTCCGTGACCGGGGCAGCGCCCGGCCCCTCGCCCGATCCCCGGCAGCCCCTCTCGGAAAGCCTTGCCGGTTCCTCGGAAAGCCTTGCCGGTTCGTCGCGCGAGCCCGACGCGGCGTCGCACCCCCTCTCACGAAAACCCTGGTACAGACGCCGCGTTGCGGTCACCTCCGCTGTCGTGACCGCGCTGGTGGTCACCCTGGGCACCCTGTCCGCCCTGCTGCCCGGGCACTCGTGGACCATCGGCGACGACCACCGGGCGGCCGCCACGGCCTCCGCGGGCGCACGGCACGGCTTCCCGACACCGTCCCCACCTCACTCCGGCACGCACCACCGGCCGGCCGGCACTCCCCCGGCGAAGAAACCGGGCACGGGCGGCCGTTCGTCGAGCCCTTCCACGAAGCACTCCGCCACGGCAGTGCCCACCGCCCCGCCCCTCACCTGGACCGCGAACTCCCAGGTCTGGGAGCTTGGTTGCAACCACGACTACGTCATCGGCAAGGCACCGGAGCGGGTACCGCCGCCCCCGGCTCCGCAGGACGCCGCCCCATGGGCACGCACCCAGCGCGCGGTTCACGGCGGCCAGACGCTCGTCTCCGTCTCCGTGCAGGGGCGGACGGACGCGGCTGTCGTCCTGGAAGCGCTGCGGGTACGTGTGGTGGGCCGGACCGCCCCGATGAAGGGCACCGTGTACTCCACAGGGCAGGGCTGCGGCAGTGACATGAACCCCCGCTCGTTCGCCGTGGATCTGGACAAGGACCGGCCGATCGCCCGTTCGGTGAAGGGCAGCGACAACGGAACGAACACCCCGGCGATCCGCATGCCCTACCGGGTGTCCTCGAAGGACCCCGAGGTGCTGCTGGTCGACGCCCGAACCGTCCGCTGCGACTGCCGCTGGTATCTGGAGCTCGACTGGTCCTCGCAGGGCCGCACCGGCACCGAGCGGATCGACGACCACGGACTCGCGTTCCGCACCAGCGGAATCAAGGGCCTACCGCGCTACTGGTTCGCACACGACGGCTGGACCCCTCTCACCACCTGACCAGGGTCAACGGCACATACGGCGGGGGCGGTTGAGGGCTCGCCGGAACGCCGGCCCAACAGGCCGCCGCGGCCCGCCCCATGCGCTTCTCCGTCCTGGAGCGGCAGCGCCTCGCCCTCACGAAGGGAGCCGAGTCCCGCGTGACCGGGCGGCCGGTCGTCGCGATGCGGCCGGAGCGGGGCGGCCTGGCGGGCACCGCGTATCTCGCCGCCACCGGTGAACCGCTGCCGCCGCGGGTCGAGGGCCGCGCCAGCCGGACGGCCCGGTCGTCGTGGTCTCCGCCGCCTGGGTGGACCCTGACGCCGCCCGAACTCCACAAGATCGACATGCTCTTCCGCGAGAATCGTCTTCCACTGGAGAGTGGACGAGCGCGATCTCCCGCGGGTCCCGACCGCCGGACCACCCTTCGGACACGCTCTGTCACCACTGGTCACCCGATCGACGGTCTCCTCCAGGCGGCTGATCGCTGACCGGGGCAACGCGGGGGGCAGCAACGCGAGTTGATGATCGGCCCGAACCGTCTGCGAGGAACCATGACCGCGACACCCGCTGATGAGCGAAGCACCTACGACGTGATCGTGCTCGGGGCGGGGCCGGTCGGACAGAACGTCGCCGACCGCGCCCACGCCGCGGGCCTGTCCGTGGCGGTCGTGGAGCGTGAACTCGTCGGCGGGGAATGCTCCTACTGGGCCTGTGTCCCCAGCAAGGCCCTGCTCCGGCCCGTCCTCGCCGTGGCGGACGCCCGGCGCGTCGACGGCGCCAAGCAGGCCGTCACCGGTCCGATCGACACGGGCGGCGTCTTCGCCCGCCGCGACCGGTACGTGGCCGACTGGGACGACTCGGGCCAGGCCCGGAGGGTCAGATCCACCGGCGTCGACCTGTTCCGCGGCCACGGCCGTCTCGACGGCCCCCGTCGCGTCTCGGTCACCAGGCAGGACGGCACACGCGAGATCCTCGGCGCCCGGCACGCCGTGGCCATCGCCACCGGAAGCCTTCAGGCACTGCCTGACATCCCGGGTATCGCGGAGGCCCGGCCCTGGACCAACCGGCACGGCACCGACTCCAGTACCGTGCCGGCCCGGCTCGCCATCGTCGGCGGAGGCGGCGTCGCGGTCGAGATGTCCACCCTCTGGCAGGGGCTCGGCTCGCAGGTCACCCTCCTCGCGCGACGCCGCCTGCTCCCCCGTATGGAACCCTTCGTCGGAGACCTCGTCACCCGGGGACTCACCGAGACGGGCGTGGACGTCCGCGACGGCGTCCAGGTCACGGGCCTGCGCCGTCCCGACACCGGTGGAACCGTCACCCTCACACTCGATGACGGCAGCGAGATCGAAGCCGACGAGATCCTGTGCGCGACCGGACGGACTCCGGCCACCGGCGACATCGGCCTGGACACCGTCGGCCTCACCCCTGGCGCGTGGCTGGACGTCGATACGACGTGCCTGGTCGAAGGAGTCGACGGCGACTGGCTGTACGCGCTGGGCGACGTCAACCACCGTGCCCTGCTCACACATCAGGGCAAATACCAGGGCCGCACCGCCGGCGACGCGATCGGTGCCCGGGCCGCCGGAGAGCCGTTGGACGACAGCGCCTGGGGCGACCACGCCACCACCGCGGACCAACACGCCGTCCCCCAGGTCTTCTTCACCGACCCGGAGGCGGGCTCGGTCGGACTCACCGCCGAGCAGGCGACCGACGCCGGCCACCGCTGCACCACGATCGATCTCGACATGACCGCCGCCCAGGGAGCGAACCTGTACGCGGACGGCTACCAGGGCCACGCCCGGATCGTCGTCGATCTCGACAGGGAAGTGCTGCTCGGGGCGACCTTCGTCGGCCAGGGAGTGAGCGAACTGCTGCACTCGGCGACCGTCGCGGTCGTCGGTGAGGTCCCCCTCAAACGGCTGCGGCACGCCGTCGCCTGCTTTCCGACCATCAGCGAGATCTGGCTCTTCCTGCTCGCCGCCTACCAGCAGCGGAAGGACAACTGACCGGACGGGCAACCTCGTCGTGACCCCAATTCCTTCAACGCTCCGGTCAGCGGTCCACCTCGGGCAGGTGGGCCAGGCCGGTGTCGTGCAGGATGCGGTCGACGGTCTCGTGCAGGGTGCTGTCGGCACCGATCACGGTCTCGGTGCCGCCGGGCAGCAGGTCACGCGGCCGGAACCACTCGCGCAGCTGCGCCTCGCTGACGTCGTCCGCGATCGGCTTGGTGGTGTGCCGCGCAAGTGATTCCTCGAACGGGACGTCCAGGTAGTAGCCGTGGGTGGGGCCGCGGTGGTCGGCGCGCAGCGCCGTGAGCATGGCGCCGTAGTGGTCGGCGTAGAGGATTCCTTCGACGACGACATGGAAACCCGCGTCCAGGGCGTAACGGGCGGTCAGCCCGATCAGTCCGATGTTCGCCGCGCCGGGCCGGTCCCGTTCGCGCAGCACGATGCGGCGGAGGTTGTCCTGGCCGACCACGGCCAGGCCGCGCCCGAACCGCTCGCGCAACCCGGCCGCGACGGACGACTTCCCCGAGGCGCTGTTGCCACGCAGCACGACCAGCCGGGTCTCTTCGGTTCCCACCATCACGGCGACCACGTTATCGGCGGCCCGGGCGCGATCGACACCCGTGCCGAACCGGCAGGGCCGCCACCCGCTCGCCGAGCCCTTCCAACCCGGGTCCAAAAATTCCGCCGCGCGGGGCGCCCGCATCCCGTACTCTGGACGAACCGACGCGGGGTGGAGCAGCTCGGTAGCTCGCTGGGCTCATAACCCAGAGGTCGCGTGGTTCAAATCCCGCCCCCGCTACGAGGATCCGGCCTTCGGCGACACGATGTCGCCGGGGGCCGGAGTCGTTGCGGAGCTGCGCTCCCGTGCCGTACCCGACAGCCACACAACCCCGTCCGACAGGGCGAAGGCGGCGGCCTCGTCGACCGTCGTCACTCGGCCGGGGCGGCACGGCAGCCGGCCGACAACCCCACGACGGCCAGGTCCTCCGAAGCGTCCATGCCCTGCCCAAGACCCTGCCCAAAGCCCTGCCCGAGCCCCGGAGACGATCTGGAGCGAGGGGTAGCGGTACGTGACTCGTTCGCGCCAGATTCAAGGGTGAACCGTGCGGAGCCGGCGAGGGAACAACCGGCGACCTGGCCCGATCTGCACGGCGCGACACCCGCCTGCACCCCGCCCCGCCCCGCCCACGCACCGGCGCACGGCCCGGCACCTGCCCTCCGCGGCCAGGTCCGAACGGCGCAGGGACAGGCGGGAGTCGAGCGACGTACGGACCGGGGCGTGCGCCCTCAGGTGAGGAGCGGGACGTGACGGGAGCAGCGAGCACCACGCGACTCGCGGAGGACGACCCCGGTGTCCGGCGAGCGGGGTCATCGGTCGGGTTCCGGTGGCGCCCGACGCGTGCTACGCGAACACGCCGAACCCCTGTGGCACGTCCGACCGTTCGAGCGCGTTCCCGCCGTGGACGGTGACCGTGATCGCGGCCTGTTCACCAGGAGGAAGGCTCCAGGTCGCCGAGCAGAGACAGACGTCCCCGAGGAGGTCCAGCTCGAAGAGTTCCGGCAGGCCGTGCGCCTTGGAAGCCTCCGGACGGATGTCGAACTCGGTCCCTTCCCGGTGGGCGTGGGTGCCGGCCGGCAGGCTGAACGACACCGCCCGACACCGCGCCGCCCTGTCCGATTCGTCGGTGACCGTCAACCGGAAAACCCCATGGCCTGGGGCGGGTTCCGCCACGAGCGCGCAACCGGCCTTCCAGAGTTGTCGCGCCTTGTACCGCATGGGCTCACGAGTGCCGGTCACGTCGGTCGGTTCCTCCGGGCTCGGGGCGGCCCAGGCTGTCACACCCAGAAGGGCCGAACGGGCGTGCCAGGCCGAAAGGCGAGTGGCCGTCCGGCTGTCGCTCCGGACCCGGTACACCGGCTCCGACCAGCGTCGACGGAAACACCGCGGCAGCCGGCGACGGCGCTCGCCCGGCCCCGACCCGGTGCCCCGGCTCGGGGCCGGGCTTCCGGCAGTTGTCCTGTTCCCGGTACTGGCGCGGGCCCTGCCCGCGTCTCGGCCCGACGACGGTGCGGAACTCCGCTTCGGCCTGTGCCCGTACGCGTTCGACCGCTGTCCGCCAAGCAGTTGGAGCCGTCCGCTGTTGGAACCGTCCCATGTTGGAGCCGTCCGCCGTCTCCCCTCATCGCAGGACGACGGCTGCTGACGCGCGCGGGTCGCGCGCCCGCCGGTGCGCGGGGGCGGATGCCACGGAAACCGGACGGACCCGACCGGCAGTTCCCCCGGGTTCCCGCGGCATCACAACGACTCACTCACGCGTGCGGCTCAGCTGAAGACGAAGGGTCCCGGTGCCTGCGCGGCGGTCGACGTGCAGGTGACGGTGATGCCGAAGATGACCATCTTCAGCGAGCCCTTGTAGAAGTCCAGGCTGTCACCGACGGCCACGGTGCCCGGCAGCGGGCCGACACTGACCGCGCCGCCCGCGGGGATGGCCGGGTTCGCGGTGCCGCTGAAGACCCGGTCGGCGCCGGTCGAGTTGGTCATCGTGAGCGTGGAGTTGATGGAGTTCGCGGACAGCGCGAGCGGGGTCGTGATGGCCGTGGAACTGAGGGTGACGGTCGCCGAGGTACCGCTGACCTGGGTGGCGGTCAGCGTGGCCGTGCCGCCGCCGAAGATGCCGCAGGTGGCGGTGATGGTGGCGGAACTCGGGGTGACGGCCGCGTTCGCGGCAGGTGCGAGGGCCAACGCCGTGGCGGCGAGGACCCCCGTCGTCAGTGCCGCACCAGTGGCTAATCGCTTCATGGAGATCGGGCTCCCTTCCCGTTACGTGGGAATGCCATGGAGGGACGGCGACCCCGGACCGGGTGGGTGCGGACACACCGCGAGGTCGATCTGACAGAGTGTCAGAACTTACCGTCCCATTGACGCGCGGGCGACACGGGCCGACAAGGTTGAAATCCGGCCGACTCCGGAGGCGACCACCTCGACGTCGGCGTTCCGCGCCGAGGGAATAGGGTGTCGCGGGTGCGGGAGCCCGGACCGCCAGGTCGCCGCGCGCGTCGAGGGCCGCGACCCGTCCCCGCCCCGGCCCACGTGCGCGGCCGGGCGGACCGCGCCGCATCGGCCTCCGGCGGAACGCCGGCGACACCCTGGAGGTGCACCCCGTGACGGATACTCCTGGCCCGCGGACCGACCCGGCACGCGCGATGTTCGAAGCCGACTCCGCCTCGCGCGGGCTCGGCATCGAGTTGCTGGAGACGGGAGGCGGGGCGGCGGCGGTGCGGATGACGGTGACCGCGGGGATGGTCAACGGGCACGGCATCGCCCACGGCGGTTTCGTCTTCACCCTCGCCGACACGGCGTTCGCGTGCGCCTGCAACAGCTACGGGCCGGTGACCGTCGCCTCGGGCGCCGACAGCTCCTTCACGGCCCCCGCCAGAGAGGGCGACGTTCTGACCGCGACCGCCCGCGAATGCGCCCGGTACGGCCGGAGCGGGATCTACGACGTGACCGTCACGCGCGGCGACACCGTCATCGCCGAGTTCCGCGGGCGCAGCCGGGTCATCGGGGACCCACCCGAGTAGGCGGCGCGCTCGAACCCGGGAGGACAGCCCCCGGGCGGCCGGTCCCTGGTCATGAGCGGCCAGGGACCGGCCGGACGCCGGCGGCTCCCATGGCGGCCGGAACCTCCCTCGGCGCCGGACCGCTTCGCGGCGCCGGTGTTCTCAGGCGGCGGCGAGCTGTGGCTCCGTGCGGACGGCGAGGCGCCCGGTGCGCGCGAGCGCCGCGACCGAGGCCGCGCACGTCAGCCCGGTGGCCGCCAGGACGAACCAGACCAGCCGGAGGGCCGCGTGGTCCTCGGCGTAGTCCCACAGGGCTCCGGTGGCGAGATTGCCCAGGGTGATCCCGAGACCGGAGACGGTGTTGTACAGGCCGTAGTGGGTGGCGACCAGCCGGTTCCCGGAGAGCGCGACGACCGTGTCCATCTCCAGGGGGTAGACCACCGCGCTGCCGGCCGCGAGCAGCGCGACCGCCGCCACCAGGCAGGCGAGTACGGCGACGGCGGCGTCCGGGGGCGTGAGGGCGAGGGGGAGAAAGGCGAGGCCCATGACGGCCAGTCCGCGCACCAGTGCCTGGGCGGGGCTCCAGCGTCGCTCGGCCCAGGCGGTGAGTCTGAGCTGACCGACGACGGCTACGGCCGCGGACACGACGAAGAGGCCGCTCGTGATCCATGCGCCCCGGCCGCCGAGAGCGTCGGCCGCGGCGAGCGGCAGGGCCAGATAGACCTGGAAGGTCAGGACGTAGGCGCCGATCATCGCGATGGAGAAGAGCAGGAAGGGCCGGTTGGTCACGACCGTGCGCCACTGGGTGAGGACCGGTTCCCGTGCGGCGGTGGTGGTCCGGCCGCGGGCGGGCAGCGCGTGGGCCTGCAGGGCGGTGAGCACGGCGAATACGGCGGCCGCGACCGTGCAGACGAGACGGAAGTCGGCGGCCAGCAGGGCGAGTCCGACGAGCGGGCCGAGCAGCATGCCCGCCTGGTAGTAGACGTTGAACGTGGCGAACGCGTCCACGCGGCGGTCACCGGCCTCCTGGGCGAGGTAGGACCGGACCGCCGGGTTGAAGAGGGCGCCCGCGAAGCCGGTGGCCGCCGACGCCGCGATCAGGGCGGGAAGGCTGTCGACCCAGCCGAGCAGGCCGAAGCCCACGGTGCGCAGCAGACAGCCCGCCATGATCGGGACCTTGTGGCCGAAGCGGTCGGCGATGGTCCCGCCGATGAGGAACATCCCCTGCTGGGAGAAGTTGCGCACGCCCAGGACGAGACCGACCGCCCAGGCGGCGAGGCCCAGGCCGTCGGCGAGGTGGGCCGCCAGGTAGGGCATGAGCATGTAGAAGGCGAGGTTGATGGCGAACTGATTGAACATCAGCAGTCGTGCGGCGGGGCCGAAGGAGAGCGTCTGCTGCCAGAGGGTCTTCATCGTGCGGCTCCCGCGAGGGCTTCGGTGGTGTCCGCCCGACCGGACGCGGCGGCCAGCGGGTCGGTGACGTGGGTGCAGCGTGTCCAGCGGGTCACGACCCGGTCGCCGGGACGGCCGATCTCGTCGGGATCGTCGGCCGGCGGGTGCCCGAGCAGATCGTGGGACCGGCAGTAGGCGTCGTCGAAGACGGTCCCCACGTACCGCTGGGGGCCGTCGGGGAAGACCGCGACGATCCGGTTGCCGGCGGGCCGGGTGCGGGCCAGCCAGCGGGCGACGAGCGCGACGGCGCCCGCGCTCCAGCCGCCGGTGGCGTAGTGGTCGCGGGCCAGGCGCCGGCAGGCCCACACGGCCTCGGGGGCCGCGACCCAGTGGACCTCGTCGAACAGCTCGTAAGCCACGTTGCGGGGATGGATGCTGCTGCCGAGGCCGCGCATCAGCCGGGTCGCCGGGGGCTGGCCGAAGATCGTCGATCCCGTGGTGTCGACCCCGACCACCCGCAACCCGGGGTGGAAGCCGCGCAGGACGGACGCGATGCCCGCGGAGTGGCCGCCGGTGCCGACGGAGACGACCAGGGTGTCGACGCGGCCGAGCTGTGCGACGAGTTCACGGGCCAAGGGCGCGTAGGCGGCCACGTTGTCCGGGTTGTTGTACTGGTCGGGGCACCACGCGGCGGGGCGCTCGGCCAGGAGTTCCTCGACCCGGTGACGGCGTGCCTCCTGCCAGCCTCCGACGGGGTGGGGCGTGGTGACGAGGTCCACCGCGGCACCGTACGCCGCGAGCAGCCCCGTCATGAGCGGTTCCATACCGGGGTCGGTGACGACGGTGACCGGGTGGCCGTAGGTCGCACCCGCCAGCGCGAGACCCAGCCCGAGGGTGCCGGAGGTGGACTCGATGATCCCGGCGCCCGGGACCAGCAGGCCGCGTTCGCGTGCCGCACGGACCATGTGCAGGGCCGCGCGGTCCTTGATGCCGCCGGGGTTCCGGCCCTCCAGCTTGACCCAGAAGCCGCGTTCGCCGCTGGTGAAGGGGGCGCCGATCCACAGGACCGGGGTGTCACCGACCAGTCCGGCCGGCGTGTGCAGCGGGGGCTTGGCGTCGGCCCGGAGCCGGGCGGGTGGGTTGAGGGGCGGTGTCGTCGGATTCATGGCGTGGTTCTCCCGCGGCGGACGGCCTCGAAGGGGCGCCGGCCGTTGAGTAGGGGAAGGAGGCGGACAGCTCGGCGGCCGTCGCCGCCGCGGACACGTGCTGTCCGCGGGGGCGGCCGGGGCCGCTCAGGTCCGCCACACGCCCAGTCGCGCGCACTCCCGCTGGGCGGAGGCGAGGGGTGGTGCCGGATGCCGGCACGGACGCTCCCCCGGCGGGGCCGGCCGCCGCTCGACGCTGTCGGCCGGCACGAGAGTGTGGAGGGCCGCGGCGAGGGTGACGGCTCGCGGCGGCTGCACGGTCGGCTGGTCCAGTCCCTGGCAGTGGCCTCCGTGGTCCCGCGTGGGGTTCAGCCCCGGCACGCGCGACTCGGCGGCTTCGTGCTGTCCGCTCGGCGCGCAGGAGGAACCCGAGACGACGAGGAGCGCGTCCGCCCGGTGGGCACCCTCGGGCGTGGAGCCGTGGGCACAGGCCAGCAGGTGCACCAGGACGGTCAGGATCATCGCCGGCAGCGCCCCGGCCCGTCGCGCGGGACGGCGCTCACGGTGCACCGACCGAATCCTCATGACCACACAAAATAGTCGATCCATCACGATGTGCGTGTTTAGAGGGATTCCTTGTGGCGCCGCCCTGCCCAGGGATGAACCGACCCCTTGCCTGAGCTATCGAATATCGATAGATTTCCATCGCCATTCGATGGAAGGAAGAGTCGTGGGAAAGCTGACCGTGCGTGCGTTGCGCGCCGTGCTCGTGGTGGTGCTCACCGGCACCGTGTTCGTACAGGCGGGGATGGTGTGGGCGTTGGCCAGCGGGAAGGACTCGGAAGACGGGTCACTCCCGCTGACCTCGCTGCGCGTGATCACGATCCTGGGCATGGTGTCGGCTCAGGTCGCTCTGGTCTGCGTATGGCGACTGGTGACGATGGTGCGGAGCGGAACCGTGTTCTCCCTCCGCGCCTTCCGGTACGTGGACGCCGTGATCGGAGCGATCGTGGCGGCCGCCCTCTTGTGGTTCGCCGTCACGGCCGTCAACGCCCCGGGCCAACGGGACGACCCGGGAGTCACCCTCATCATGGGCGGCATCGGCCTGGCCATCCTGGGGGTCGCGCTCATCGTGCTCGTCCTGCGGATGCTGCTCACCCAGGCCGTGGCGCGCGACGTCGAGGCCACGCGGATGCAGGCCGAGCTCGACGAGGTGATCTGATGCCGATCGCCGTCGACATCGACGTCATGCTGGCCAGGCGGAAGATGTCCGTGGGGGAACTCGCGGACCGCGTGGGGATCACGCCGGCCAACCTCGCCGTACTCAAGAACGGCCGCGCCAAGGCGGTGCGCTTCGCCACGCTCGCCGCTCTGTGCGAGGTGCTCGCATGCCAGCCGGGCGACCTGCTGCGCTGGGAGACCGAGGACCCCGCCGCCGGATGACGTCCTCCTCGTGCCGCCCTGTCCGACTCTTCCGGCGGGGCGGGCGAGGGACTCGGTCGAGCCGCCGACTCCGCTCCAGGGCCGAGGACTTCTGGTGTCACGACTCCAGGACACCGGCCCGCAGGCGCCCGGGGCCGGCCGGGCGGGTGGCGGCCCGGAACCTCTCCGGCCGGTGACCGTCGCCCGGCCGTCAGGTGATCGTGCCCAGATCGGTGCCCGTCCAGTGCTCCGGCCGCATCCGGACCACCACATGGTCGGCGAGTTCGGCCTCGGCCCATGCCGTGTAGCGGTCGAGGACTTCGCCGCTCAGGTATCGCGCGGCCAGGTCGCGGTGAGCGGTGGGGCCGGGCTCGGTGACGTCCGTGACGGGACCTTCGACGGACACGTACCGAGGCGTGGGTTCACTCCGCTCCACCAGGAGGCTGAACCGGCCGCTCGCCCTGATCAGACGCAGTTTGCGCGAGTGCGCGCCGGTGAGGATCCACGGCATGCCACCGGGGCGGTAGCCGTACCAGATCGGTACCAGCAGCGGTCCGCGGCCGGGCCCGGCGTCGACACCCAGCGCGGCGACGCGCGGCTGCGCCAGGAAGGCTTCGCGTTCTTCACGTGAGAGTGCCATGCGTCCGACTCTAGGCCGGGCGCTCACCGTCCCCCGATGCGTTCGGCCGCCATCTCGGCGATCATGACCGTGGGTACGTCGGTGTTTCCGCTGACGAGGGTCGGCATGACCGAGGCGTCGACGACGCGCAGTCGCTGCACTGCGTGGACCTCCAGGTCCGGACCGACGCCGAGTCGTCCCCGGTACCCATGGCACAGGTTCCCATCGATGGTAGGCCGTGGCGCTCCGTGTGCGGACGTGCTCTTCAAGGGCCGCGTCGGTGACGCCGTCCGGCCGGTCCGGGTCGGCGCCGACCGGCAGGTACGGCCCGGTGAGACGGTCGGCGAACGATGCGCGGCGGGCGATGTCCATGACCGCTCTGAGTCCGGCGAGCATGACCGGCATGTCCCTCGGTACGTCGACGTAGCGGGGATCGATCCGCGGCGGGGTCAGCGGATCGGCCGCCGCGAGACGGACGGTGCCGCGGGTCCGCGGGGTGGGGGGCAGCAGGTGACGGAGTCCCTGGCCGCGGGCCCGCTCACGGCACACGAACGACGTCTGCGCACGCAGCGCATGAGCGGCCTGGTGGAATCCCTCCTCAAGGAAGGGCTTCACGACCCGCGGATCGACACCGCGCCGCTGTCGGTCGCGGTCGTGGCGCCGTCGGCGAGATGCTGACGAGCTGGTCCAA
This region includes:
- a CDS encoding GMC oxidoreductase, which produces MKSTSAHGAPRPTIDGNLCHGYRGRLGVGPDLEVHAVQRLRVVDASVMPTLVSGNTDVPTVMIAEMAAERIGGR
- a CDS encoding kinase — encoded protein: MVGTEETRLVVLRGNSASGKSSVAAGLRERFGRGLAVVGQDNLRRIVLRERDRPGAANIGLIGLTARYALDAGFHVVVEGILYADHYGAMLTALRADHRGPTHGYYLDVPFEESLARHTTKPIADDVSEAQLREWFRPRDLLPGGTETVIGADSTLHETVDRILHDTGLAHLPEVDR
- a CDS encoding pyridoxamine 5'-phosphate oxidase family protein; the encoded protein is MALSREEREAFLAQPRVAALGVDAGPGRGPLLVPIWYGYRPGGMPWILTGAHSRKLRLIRASGRFSLLVERSEPTPRYVSVEGPVTDVTEPGPTAHRDLAARYLSGEVLDRYTAWAEAELADHVVVRMRPEHWTGTDLGTIT
- a CDS encoding MFS transporter, encoding MKTLWQQTLSFGPAARLLMFNQFAINLAFYMLMPYLAAHLADGLGLAAWAVGLVLGVRNFSQQGMFLIGGTIADRFGHKVPIMAGCLLRTVGFGLLGWVDSLPALIAASAATGFAGALFNPAVRSYLAQEAGDRRVDAFATFNVYYQAGMLLGPLVGLALLAADFRLVCTVAAAVFAVLTALQAHALPARGRTTTAAREPVLTQWRTVVTNRPFLLFSIAMIGAYVLTFQVYLALPLAAADALGGRGAWITSGLFVVSAAVAVVGQLRLTAWAERRWSPAQALVRGLAVMGLAFLPLALTPPDAAVAVLACLVAAVALLAAGSAVVYPLEMDTVVALSGNRLVATHYGLYNTVSGLGITLGNLATGALWDYAEDHAALRLVWFVLAATGLTCAASVAALARTGRLAVRTEPQLAAA
- the paaI gene encoding hydroxyphenylacetyl-CoA thioesterase PaaI, encoding MFEADSASRGLGIELLETGGGAAAVRMTVTAGMVNGHGIAHGGFVFTLADTAFACACNSYGPVTVASGADSSFTAPAREGDVLTATARECARYGRSGIYDVTVTRGDTVIAEFRGRSRVIGDPPE
- a CDS encoding DUF2975 domain-containing protein encodes the protein MGKLTVRALRAVLVVVLTGTVFVQAGMVWALASGKDSEDGSLPLTSLRVITILGMVSAQVALVCVWRLVTMVRSGTVFSLRAFRYVDAVIGAIVAAALLWFAVTAVNAPGQRDDPGVTLIMGGIGLAILGVALIVLVLRMLLTQAVARDVEATRMQAELDEVI
- a CDS encoding dihydrolipoyl dehydrogenase family protein, with translation MTATPADERSTYDVIVLGAGPVGQNVADRAHAAGLSVAVVERELVGGECSYWACVPSKALLRPVLAVADARRVDGAKQAVTGPIDTGGVFARRDRYVADWDDSGQARRVRSTGVDLFRGHGRLDGPRRVSVTRQDGTREILGARHAVAIATGSLQALPDIPGIAEARPWTNRHGTDSSTVPARLAIVGGGGVAVEMSTLWQGLGSQVTLLARRRLLPRMEPFVGDLVTRGLTETGVDVRDGVQVTGLRRPDTGGTVTLTLDDGSEIEADEILCATGRTPATGDIGLDTVGLTPGAWLDVDTTCLVEGVDGDWLYALGDVNHRALLTHQGKYQGRTAGDAIGARAAGEPLDDSAWGDHATTADQHAVPQVFFTDPEAGSVGLTAEQATDAGHRCTTIDLDMTAAQGANLYADGYQGHARIVVDLDREVLLGATFVGQGVSELLHSATVAVVGEVPLKRLRHAVACFPTISEIWLFLLAAYQQRKDN
- a CDS encoding helix-turn-helix domain-containing protein; its protein translation is MPSWDARQGEPVPSQEEVEEFAALLRRLKARTDRSYAALARRLNMNASTLHRYCAGEAVPLDFAPVERFAAMCEAGPAERIELHRRWILAVAARRRSRTATESVAATALPSVTGAAPGPSPDPRQPLSESLAGSSESLAGSSREPDAASHPLSRKPWYRRRVAVTSAVVTALVVTLGTLSALLPGHSWTIGDDHRAAATASAGARHGFPTPSPPHSGTHHRPAGTPPAKKPGTGGRSSSPSTKHSATAVPTAPPLTWTANSQVWELGCNHDYVIGKAPERVPPPPAPQDAAPWARTQRAVHGGQTLVSVSVQGRTDAAVVLEALRVRVVGRTAPMKGTVYSTGQGCGSDMNPRSFAVDLDKDRPIARSVKGSDNGTNTPAIRMPYRVSSKDPEVLLVDARTVRCDCRWYLELDWSSQGRTGTERIDDHGLAFRTSGIKGLPRYWFAHDGWTPLTT
- a CDS encoding PLP-dependent cysteine synthase family protein; this translates as MNPTTPPLNPPARLRADAKPPLHTPAGLVGDTPVLWIGAPFTSGERGFWVKLEGRNPGGIKDRAALHMVRAARERGLLVPGAGIIESTSGTLGLGLALAGATYGHPVTVVTDPGMEPLMTGLLAAYGAAVDLVTTPHPVGGWQEARRHRVEELLAERPAAWCPDQYNNPDNVAAYAPLARELVAQLGRVDTLVVSVGTGGHSAGIASVLRGFHPGLRVVGVDTTGSTIFGQPPATRLMRGLGSSIHPRNVAYELFDEVHWVAAPEAVWACRRLARDHYATGGWSAGAVALVARWLARTRPAGNRIVAVFPDGPQRYVGTVFDDAYCRSHDLLGHPPADDPDEIGRPGDRVVTRWTRCTHVTDPLAAASGRADTTEALAGAAR
- a CDS encoding helix-turn-helix domain-containing protein, with the translated sequence MPIAVDIDVMLARRKMSVGELADRVGITPANLAVLKNGRAKAVRFATLAALCEVLACQPGDLLRWETEDPAAG